In the Rhodothermales bacterium genome, GGCGTGCCGGTTTCGTCGCCATAATAGAGATGGTACGTTCCGGGGTCGTCGAAATTGACGGTCGTTTTCACCAGGCGCTGCCCCAGCACGCGCTGGTAGAACACCAGGTTGGCCTGCGGATCGCCGGCGACGGCGGTAATGTGATGCAATCCCTGTATCGCGTTCATGGTGATGCGCTGTGTCGTGTGTGTAGAGGTCAGGAGCGTCCGAGCTTTTTGCACAGGGCGCCGAGGGTTTCCTGTTCGTCCGGGCCGAGCCGGGCGAAGGCATCGCGCACCCGTTCGACGTGCGCCGGCAGGATCGTAGCGATGAGCGCCCGGCCGGCCTCCGTCAGGTGCACCTCGACGCAGCGCCGGTCGTCGTCCTTCCGGATGCGACTGACGAGGGCGCGCTTTTCCAGGTTGTCCAGCACCGTCGTCATGTTGGCGCCGCTCTTGAGGATCTTGCC is a window encoding:
- a CDS encoding MarR family transcriptional regulator; translated protein: MPTHYTGDAETVRALDTFIKLSRAAESVGARVNAHLQDFNLTVSQFGVLEALYHLGTLQAGELAGKILKSGANMTTVLDNLEKRALVSRIRKDDDRRCVEVHLTEAGRALIATILPAHVERVRDAFARLGPDEQETLGALCKKLGRS